In Deinococcus sp. Marseille-Q6407, a single window of DNA contains:
- a CDS encoding FecCD family ABC transporter permease: MTMPALPRPAGWPQAALPLGLLLGLLVLGFFALGVGAVPTPPGDLWAALSGQPGEAADVTRRLVFDLRLPRVVTALLGGAMFAVSGTILQAVVRNPLASPDLVGVGAGAGLAVTLLLLALPAAPAWLLPWGAFLGAWAAFAVVIALARAGSRLPPVRLALLGVAVGAACGALQQLVLLRAPDHIGGALAFLAGTVYGADWVRVGRALPWAVTLLPATWLLNRRLDLLALGEDTALALGLRVTLGRYGALTVAVGLAAAAVTACGVLGFVGLVAPHLARLLGGSLHGRQLPLSALLGAGLVLAADTLGRVLAPPLEVPAGLITTLIGAPYFLYLLRRSLPR, translated from the coding sequence ATGACCATGCCGGCTCTTCCTCGCCCCGCCGGCTGGCCGCAGGCCGCGCTGCCGCTGGGACTCCTGCTGGGCCTGCTGGTGCTGGGGTTTTTCGCGCTGGGTGTAGGCGCTGTGCCCACGCCGCCGGGTGACCTCTGGGCAGCGCTGAGCGGTCAGCCGGGCGAGGCCGCCGACGTGACCCGCCGGCTGGTCTTTGACCTGCGGCTGCCCCGGGTGGTCACGGCGTTGCTGGGGGGAGCCATGTTCGCGGTCAGCGGAACCATCCTGCAGGCGGTGGTGCGTAATCCCCTGGCCAGCCCCGACCTGGTGGGCGTGGGCGCGGGGGCTGGCCTGGCCGTCACCCTGCTGCTACTGGCGCTGCCGGCGGCCCCGGCCTGGCTGCTGCCCTGGGGCGCTTTCCTGGGGGCCTGGGCGGCATTTGCCGTGGTGATTGCTCTGGCCCGCGCCGGCTCGCGGCTGCCGCCGGTGCGCCTGGCCCTGCTGGGGGTGGCGGTAGGCGCCGCCTGTGGGGCACTGCAGCAACTGGTGCTGCTGCGGGCGCCGGACCACATCGGCGGGGCGTTGGCTTTTCTGGCCGGCACTGTTTATGGCGCCGACTGGGTACGGGTCGGCCGGGCGCTGCCCTGGGCGGTGACGCTGCTGCCCGCCACCTGGCTGCTGAACCGTCGGCTGGACCTGCTGGCCCTGGGCGAGGACACCGCCCTGGCGCTGGGGCTGCGGGTCACACTGGGCCGCTACGGCGCCCTGACAGTCGCGGTAGGACTGGCGGCGGCGGCCGTCACCGCCTGCGGAGTCCTGGGCTTCGTGGGGCTGGTCGCCCCGCACCTCGCCCGGCTGCTGGGCGGCAGCCTGCACGGCCGTCAGCTGCCGCTCAGCGCCCTGCTGGGGGCGGGGCTGGTCCTGGCCGCCGATACGCTGGGCCGAGTGCTGGCGCCCCCGCTGGAAGTTCCGGCCGGGCTGATCACCACCCTGATCGGGGCGCCCTATTTTCTGTATCTGCTGCGCCGGAGCCTGCCCAGATAA
- the galE gene encoding UDP-glucose 4-epimerase GalE, translating into MKVLVTGGAGYIGSTTCSALEEAGHTPVVLDSLVSGAREFTEGRIFYQGDVADTALVRSIFAEHPDIAATLHFAARIVVPESVAQPALYYRENVLKSLSLFETLLDLGQARVIFSSSASVYASPPDFEVTETSPLAPLSPYARTKEMMEDILADLCAAAAQAGQPLRGIALRYFNPIGADPRGRSGPYLDDPSHLLGRLVSAARSGGEFAITGTDYPTRDGTGLRDYIHVWDLAQAHVAALENFEQAFERAEQELGEPVTSLIINVGTGNGVTVRELVEAFGQVSPQPLKVSDAPRRPGDNAGAYANIGRAQRWLDWEPQHTTEEGLQTALDWAEQWAKRRGAGSGK; encoded by the coding sequence ATGAAAGTTTTGGTGACAGGTGGAGCAGGCTACATTGGGAGCACGACCTGCTCGGCTCTGGAAGAGGCGGGGCACACGCCGGTGGTACTCGATTCGCTGGTGTCCGGCGCCCGTGAATTCACTGAAGGGCGCATCTTTTATCAGGGAGATGTGGCAGATACTGCACTGGTGCGCTCCATTTTTGCGGAGCATCCCGATATTGCTGCCACCCTGCATTTCGCGGCGCGGATCGTGGTGCCCGAATCGGTCGCACAGCCGGCGCTGTACTACCGTGAAAATGTCCTGAAGAGCCTCAGCTTGTTTGAAACCTTGCTGGACCTGGGACAGGCCCGGGTCATCTTCAGCTCCAGCGCCAGCGTGTACGCCAGCCCGCCTGACTTTGAAGTGACCGAAACCAGCCCCCTGGCGCCGCTGAGCCCCTACGCCCGCACCAAAGAAATGATGGAAGACATTCTGGCTGACCTGTGTGCAGCGGCAGCCCAGGCTGGACAGCCCCTCAGAGGCATTGCGCTGCGCTATTTCAACCCGATCGGTGCTGACCCTAGGGGCCGCTCGGGCCCCTATCTCGACGATCCCTCGCACCTGCTGGGCCGGCTGGTCAGCGCAGCGCGCAGCGGCGGAGAATTCGCCATCACCGGCACTGACTACCCTACCCGCGATGGCACCGGCCTGCGAGATTACATCCATGTCTGGGATCTGGCCCAGGCCCACGTGGCTGCCCTGGAAAATTTCGAGCAAGCTTTCGAGCGCGCCGAGCAAGAACTGGGGGAGCCGGTCACCTCCCTGATTATCAATGTCGGTACTGGCAACGGCGTCACTGTCCGTGAGCTGGTCGAAGCGTTCGGGCAGGTGTCACCCCAGCCGCTGAAAGTCAGCGACGCCCCCCGCCGCCCGGGGGACAATGCTGGTGCCTATGCCAACATTGGCCGCGCCCAGCGCTGGCTGGACTGGGAACCCCAGCACACCACCGAAGAAGGCCTGCAAACGGCGCTGGACTGGGCTGAGCAGTGGGCCAAGCGCCGTGGGGCGGGCAGCGGAAAATAA
- a CDS encoding sugar transferase, which yields MVVLVAWVFQLASVPGFDLLDSQNEHGSLLRLWLVAGLLSVPLAARISDQTAIADFLPPLVAWAVAAALFAAVGQSAAVWLLTAPQLLWLVLTAAAQGLAQRRATPLRLGVLEPLSPELRPYLRRRHLQTVQLTAQDPAALQNVDLLVVQPEQPSALQQRMLEHAQLMNMPVVTGRLLDEELTGRVALDDVNEAWVSPAAFRTGYLPWKRFFDVFFTLLALPVLLPLMAVVAAVVYFNSGRPILFWQERVGLNGQPFQLVKFRTMSRDSERSGPAFAKQGDQRITPVGAFLRKFRLDELPQFWNVLRGEMSIIGPRPEQWAFTVEFEESIPMYASRHWVRPGITGWAQVTQGYTDSVGQITEKLRYDFYYVKHCSLALDLKIVWKTVLTILTGFGAR from the coding sequence GTGGTGGTTCTGGTTGCCTGGGTGTTTCAGCTGGCTTCAGTTCCGGGCTTCGATCTGCTGGACAGTCAGAATGAGCATGGTTCGTTGCTGCGCTTATGGTTGGTGGCTGGTCTGCTGTCCGTGCCGCTGGCGGCTCGCATCTCTGATCAGACTGCTATTGCCGACTTTCTGCCGCCTTTGGTGGCATGGGCAGTGGCGGCGGCTCTGTTCGCCGCTGTTGGGCAGTCGGCGGCGGTATGGCTCCTGACCGCGCCTCAGCTGCTCTGGCTGGTGCTGACAGCGGCGGCTCAGGGGCTGGCCCAGAGACGAGCCACACCTCTGCGCCTGGGCGTCCTGGAACCCCTGAGCCCGGAGCTGCGGCCTTACCTGCGGCGGCGGCACCTGCAGACAGTGCAGCTGACGGCGCAGGACCCGGCGGCCCTGCAGAATGTGGACCTGCTGGTGGTGCAGCCTGAGCAGCCCAGCGCCCTGCAACAACGCATGCTGGAACACGCCCAGCTGATGAACATGCCGGTGGTCACCGGCCGCCTGCTGGATGAGGAGCTGACCGGCCGCGTGGCGCTGGACGACGTGAATGAGGCCTGGGTTTCGCCGGCTGCTTTCCGGACCGGGTATCTGCCCTGGAAAAGATTCTTCGACGTGTTTTTCACTCTGCTGGCCCTGCCGGTGCTGCTGCCGCTGATGGCCGTTGTGGCTGCCGTGGTGTATTTCAACAGCGGCCGGCCGATTCTGTTCTGGCAGGAGCGGGTGGGGCTGAACGGTCAGCCATTTCAGCTGGTCAAGTTCCGCACCATGTCCCGCGACTCCGAGCGGTCCGGCCCGGCCTTCGCCAAGCAGGGAGACCAGCGCATTACCCCGGTGGGTGCTTTTCTGCGTAAGTTCCGCCTGGATGAGCTGCCGCAGTTCTGGAACGTGCTGCGCGGCGAGATGAGCATCATCGGCCCCCGGCCCGAGCAGTGGGCGTTTACGGTGGAGTTCGAGGAAAGTATTCCGATGTACGCCTCGCGCCACTGGGTTCGCCCCGGCATCACCGGCTGGGCACAGGTCACCCAAGGCTACACCGACAGCGTGGGCCAGATTACCGAGAAACTGCGTTACGACTTTTACTACGTCAAGCACTGCTCACTGGCGCTGGACCTGAAGATTGTCTGGAAGACGGTGCTGACCATTCTGACCGGGTTTGGTGCTCGCTGA
- a CDS encoding lipopolysaccharide biosynthesis protein, with protein sequence MTQLPSQAQDLDITALTRTLRSALLPVLLVATVLSALSYFYSQSRPPVYQASAGVAALPSAAGNSLLNSSLVTAPGLPAGVVSRALRSPEVTDSALKGLQQTLTDKNQYEILAAAVRQELHSGDYRTVTLRSEIDQNLVGNYEIVASAGTPEAAKATANAFARALLDWDRARALEGVDRARTNLLNQLEQLREQPTVGGQAVGQDTANQMRAEVARSLQQVEVLRLTASGTLSLISGAVLPADPVSPRPLRDAALVFGASLFFGILLSLLRDRLVQRVQDEEALRPFGLPILGLLPPLPGRRGQLADIGSFLQHGGFRESLEFVRLGLLASLNERGQDADTGHTPAVAVSSAKEDEGKSVITAGLAATFAARGMKVLVVDADVFRQRQRQLLLGDAQGQTPHETGNTLFWIQVQPRIDLMTLSDSQLDPARLLSSIRAITQHYDIVLVDTPPVLKIADTLALARMLDGLLMVVSVGTPQAQVERLVSETQRLGVRPLGFVMNRSRGASNSDYGYGMPGAALSQREGGRYDLERG encoded by the coding sequence ATGACCCAGCTGCCTTCCCAGGCGCAGGATCTGGACATCACTGCCCTGACCCGCACGCTGCGCTCGGCGCTGCTGCCGGTGTTGCTGGTGGCTACAGTTCTGTCGGCGCTCAGCTATTTCTATTCTCAGTCGCGTCCGCCGGTGTATCAGGCATCGGCTGGCGTGGCGGCGCTCCCGAGCGCAGCCGGCAACAGCCTGCTCAACAGTTCGCTGGTCACGGCGCCGGGTCTGCCGGCCGGCGTGGTGAGCCGGGCGCTGCGGAGCCCTGAAGTCACCGATAGCGCCCTGAAAGGGCTGCAACAGACCCTCACCGATAAGAACCAGTATGAGATCCTGGCTGCAGCGGTCAGGCAAGAACTGCATTCTGGCGACTATCGGACGGTGACCCTGCGGTCCGAGATTGACCAGAATCTGGTGGGCAACTACGAGATTGTGGCCAGCGCCGGCACGCCGGAAGCGGCCAAGGCTACCGCCAATGCCTTTGCGCGGGCCTTGCTGGACTGGGACCGGGCCCGGGCGCTGGAAGGAGTCGACCGCGCCCGCACCAACCTGCTGAATCAGCTGGAGCAGTTGCGTGAGCAGCCCACCGTCGGCGGGCAGGCAGTGGGTCAGGACACCGCCAATCAAATGCGCGCCGAGGTGGCCCGCTCGCTGCAGCAGGTGGAAGTGCTGCGCCTGACTGCCAGTGGCACGCTTTCGCTGATTTCCGGTGCCGTGCTGCCGGCCGATCCGGTGTCACCACGGCCCCTGCGCGACGCCGCGCTGGTGTTCGGTGCCAGCCTTTTCTTTGGGATTCTGTTGTCGCTGCTGCGTGACCGCCTGGTGCAGCGCGTACAGGATGAGGAAGCGCTGCGGCCTTTCGGCCTGCCGATTCTGGGCCTGCTGCCGCCGCTGCCGGGTCGCCGCGGCCAATTGGCCGATATCGGCAGTTTTCTGCAACATGGTGGCTTCCGGGAAAGCCTGGAGTTTGTGCGGCTGGGTCTGCTGGCCAGTCTGAACGAACGCGGGCAGGACGCGGATACCGGCCACACACCAGCCGTGGCTGTCTCCAGCGCCAAGGAGGACGAGGGCAAGAGCGTGATTACAGCCGGACTGGCAGCCACGTTCGCAGCCCGTGGGATGAAGGTTCTGGTGGTAGATGCCGACGTGTTCCGGCAGCGCCAGCGGCAGCTGTTGCTAGGCGACGCTCAGGGGCAAACGCCGCACGAAACGGGTAATACCCTGTTCTGGATTCAGGTACAGCCACGCATTGACCTGATGACCCTGAGCGATTCCCAGCTGGATCCGGCCCGGCTTCTCAGCAGCATCCGGGCCATCACCCAGCACTACGACATCGTGCTGGTCGACACGCCCCCGGTCCTGAAAATCGCTGACACGCTGGCGCTGGCCCGGATGCTGGACGGCCTGCTGATGGTGGTCAGTGTCGGCACCCCACAGGCTCAGGTGGAGCGACTGGTATCCGAAACCCAGCGTCTAGGCGTGCGCCCGCTGGGCTTCGTGATGAACCGTTCCCGCGGAGCCAGCAACAGTGACTATGGCTACGGGATGCCAGGCGCTGCGCTTTCCCAGCGTGAAGGAGGCCGCTATGACCTGGAGCGCGGCTGA
- a CDS encoding glycosyltransferase, with product MRDSPQTILYTTTTAIASLAFFSEQFGHLRRQGWDVHFVTPAQPAEQVQRTVAASGATHHAVAFARAISPRRDLLALLALLRTAAQVRPDVINFSTPKAGLLGGLVGVVLGVPLRVYFIHGLRSETAATGRLALLRPVLLLMERLTVACAHEVLCVSPSNRDEAVVLGLVPASKIRVLGAGSPAGIPVERYAHPDPAAVAAARQELGLPVGTPVVGFVARMAPQKGTEELLLAWPQVHARVPEARLLLVGVPDPANPLSEEALRAFQEAPGLIQVEFEADMSRLYPLMTVHTLPSRHEGLGMVVLEAGAYGVPSVISDASGVRDAGVPGVTCLQVPAGDVPALADALVQLLTDQPLRDRLGQHSQAWVTENFAQEKLWSLWDDFYAEAWEKRRAVRQARAPWVRAALGLAGVALALDSVRRLRQ from the coding sequence ATGAGAGATTCTCCCCAGACCATCCTGTACACCACCACCACTGCCATCGCCTCGCTGGCCTTTTTCTCCGAGCAGTTCGGCCACTTGCGCCGCCAGGGCTGGGATGTCCATTTCGTGACTCCAGCCCAGCCGGCTGAACAGGTCCAGCGGACTGTCGCAGCCAGCGGCGCCACCCATCATGCGGTGGCTTTTGCCCGGGCCATCTCGCCGCGCCGTGACCTGCTGGCGCTGCTGGCGCTGCTGCGCACGGCGGCGCAGGTGCGGCCCGACGTGATCAACTTTTCCACGCCCAAAGCCGGGCTGCTGGGCGGCCTGGTGGGGGTTGTTCTGGGTGTGCCGCTGCGGGTGTACTTTATCCACGGCCTGCGCAGTGAAACGGCGGCCACTGGCCGGCTGGCGCTGCTGCGCCCGGTGCTGTTGCTGATGGAGCGTCTGACGGTCGCCTGCGCCCACGAGGTGCTGTGTGTCAGCCCTTCAAACCGCGACGAGGCGGTGGTCCTGGGCTTGGTTCCGGCGTCCAAAATCCGGGTGCTGGGCGCCGGCAGCCCCGCCGGAATCCCGGTGGAGCGCTATGCCCATCCCGACCCGGCTGCCGTGGCTGCGGCCCGTCAGGAACTGGGGCTGCCGGTAGGCACGCCGGTGGTGGGATTTGTGGCCCGTATGGCCCCCCAGAAGGGCACCGAGGAACTACTGCTGGCCTGGCCGCAGGTTCATGCGCGGGTTCCGGAAGCCCGGCTGCTGCTGGTGGGCGTGCCGGATCCGGCCAACCCTCTCTCGGAAGAAGCTCTGCGCGCTTTTCAAGAAGCGCCGGGGCTGATTCAAGTGGAATTCGAAGCCGACATGAGCCGGCTCTATCCGCTGATGACGGTCCATACCCTGCCCAGCCGGCACGAGGGGTTGGGTATGGTCGTGCTGGAGGCCGGCGCTTACGGGGTGCCCAGTGTCATCAGCGACGCTTCTGGTGTCCGGGACGCGGGAGTGCCGGGTGTGACCTGCTTGCAGGTGCCGGCCGGCGACGTGCCGGCACTTGCCGACGCTCTGGTGCAATTGCTGACCGACCAGCCCTTGCGCGACCGGCTGGGGCAGCACTCCCAGGCCTGGGTCACCGAGAACTTTGCCCAGGAAAAGCTCTGGTCTCTGTGGGACGATTTCTATGCTGAAGCCTGGGAAAAGCGCCGCGCCGTTCGGCAGGCCAGAGCACCCTGGGTACGGGCTGCTTTGGGCCTGGCTGGTGTCGCTCTGGCGCTGGACAGCGTCAGGCGGCTGCGCCAGTAA
- a CDS encoding ABC transporter ATP-binding protein → MTEPIPPRPLEASHLTLGYSNQAILNDLNFSLRGGAVTSLVGANGCGKSTLLRALSRLLVPSGGAVLLDGQDLHRLNPKAVARRLAILPQGPVAPEGLTVEQLVWLGRHPHQGLLGGRSEADRAQVAWALSQTGMTAFVSRPLEALSGGQRQRAWIAMSLAQSTPVLLLDEPTTYLDISHQLEVLELAQRLNREQGKTVVMVLHDLNQAVRYSDELVAVQGGRVYAQGDPAELMTPELLRDVFGLKAHLLRDPDTGRPHIIPYAVARVVGPQEARG, encoded by the coding sequence ATGACCGAACCGATCCCCCCCCGCCCGCTGGAAGCCAGCCACCTGACGCTGGGTTACAGCAACCAGGCGATTCTGAACGACCTGAACTTCTCGCTGCGCGGCGGCGCCGTCACCTCGCTGGTGGGCGCCAACGGCTGCGGCAAATCCACCCTGCTGCGGGCACTTTCGCGGCTGCTGGTGCCCAGCGGCGGCGCGGTGCTGCTCGACGGGCAGGACCTGCACCGGCTGAATCCAAAAGCGGTGGCCCGGCGGCTGGCCATTTTGCCGCAGGGACCGGTGGCGCCGGAAGGCCTGACCGTCGAGCAGCTGGTGTGGCTCGGGCGCCACCCGCACCAGGGTTTACTGGGCGGCCGCAGCGAAGCCGACCGGGCGCAGGTCGCCTGGGCACTGAGCCAGACCGGCATGACCGCCTTTGTAAGCCGGCCGCTGGAGGCCCTGAGCGGTGGGCAGCGTCAGCGCGCCTGGATCGCCATGAGCCTGGCCCAGAGCACTCCGGTGCTGCTGCTGGACGAGCCCACCACCTATCTGGACATCAGCCATCAGCTGGAAGTGCTGGAACTGGCGCAGCGCCTCAACCGCGAGCAGGGCAAGACGGTGGTGATGGTGCTGCACGACCTCAATCAGGCGGTGCGCTATTCCGACGAGCTGGTGGCGGTGCAGGGTGGGCGGGTCTACGCGCAGGGGGACCCGGCCGAGCTGATGACTCCGGAGCTGCTACGTGATGTATTCGGGCTGAAAGCCCACCTGCTGCGGGACCCCGACACCGGCCGGCCGCACATCATTCCCTACGCGGTGGCGCGGGTGGTGGGTCCGCAGGAAGCCAGAGGCTGA